One part of the Jatrophihabitans sp. genome encodes these proteins:
- the glyA gene encoding serine hydroxymethyltransferase: LQLIASENFTSPAVLAALGSTLSNKYAEGYPGRRYYGGCEVVDRAESIGIERAKELFGAEHANLQPHSGANANLAVYGAFLQPGDTFLAMSLPHGGHLTHGAKVSFSGKWFDAVHYGVAEETEHIDYDQVRDLARTHRPKLIIAGGSAIPRLIDFAAFREIADEVGAIFMVDAAHFIGLVAGKAIPSPVPYADVVTFTTHKVLRGPRGGALVCKAEHAAKLNKAVFPMMQGGPLMHAIAAKAVNLAECATPEYQAYTRQVISNAQALTAGLAEVGMRPVTGGTDTHLALLDLQGIGVTGRDAESRCDAAGIVLNKNAIPNDPAPPSVASGVRVGTPSVTTQGMTEPQMTQIARLIGRAVTSDDPAVHADVRAEVSTLVAAHPAYPQG, translated from the coding sequence CTGCAGCTGATCGCCAGCGAGAACTTCACCAGCCCCGCGGTGCTCGCCGCGCTGGGCAGCACGCTGTCGAACAAGTACGCCGAGGGCTACCCGGGACGCCGGTACTACGGCGGATGTGAGGTCGTCGACCGCGCCGAATCAATCGGCATCGAGCGGGCGAAGGAGCTCTTCGGCGCCGAGCACGCGAACCTCCAGCCGCACTCCGGCGCGAACGCCAACCTGGCCGTCTACGGCGCCTTCCTGCAGCCCGGCGACACCTTCCTGGCCATGTCGCTCCCGCACGGCGGCCACCTGACCCACGGCGCGAAGGTCAGCTTCAGCGGCAAGTGGTTCGACGCCGTCCACTACGGCGTCGCCGAGGAGACCGAGCACATCGACTACGACCAGGTGCGCGACCTCGCGCGCACGCACCGGCCGAAGCTGATCATCGCCGGCGGCTCGGCGATCCCGCGGCTGATCGACTTCGCCGCCTTCCGGGAGATCGCCGACGAGGTCGGCGCCATCTTCATGGTCGACGCGGCGCACTTCATCGGCCTGGTGGCCGGCAAGGCGATCCCCTCGCCGGTGCCCTACGCCGACGTGGTCACCTTCACCACCCACAAGGTGCTGCGCGGCCCACGGGGCGGGGCGCTGGTGTGCAAGGCCGAACACGCCGCCAAGCTCAACAAGGCGGTGTTCCCGATGATGCAGGGCGGCCCGTTGATGCACGCGATCGCGGCCAAGGCGGTCAACCTCGCCGAGTGCGCCACGCCGGAGTACCAGGCCTACACCAGGCAGGTGATCAGCAACGCCCAGGCGCTGACCGCGGGCCTGGCCGAGGTGGGGATGCGCCCGGTCACCGGCGGCACCGACACCCACCTGGCGTTGCTGGACCTGCAAGGCATCGGGGTCACCGGCCGGGACGCCGAGAGCCGCTGCGACGCCGCGGGCATCGTCCTGAACAAGAACGCCATCCCCAACGACCCGGCGCCGCCCTCGGTGGCCTCCGGCGTCCGGGTGGGCACCCCCTCGGTGACCACCCAGGGCATGACCGAGCCGCAGATGACGCAGATCGCACGGCTGATCGGACGGGCGGTCACCAGCGACGACCCGGCCGTGCACGCCGACGTCCGCGCCGAGGTCAGCACCCTGGTCGCTGCCCACCCGGCCTACCCGCAAGGTTGA
- a CDS encoding MraY family glycosyltransferase has protein sequence MHPSLEYALVGLIAALGTFLCTPLARQFATRWGAVAKPRDRDVHAVDTPRLGGVALLAGFAVAMLVAHALPTLRSTFGNGSEITGVLWGGLIICAVGVLDDRYELDSLTKFAGQVTAAAVMSIVGGIQLLYIYVPWGNIGTIPLDRDASVELTILLTVLTVNAINFIDGLDGLAAGVTAIQGMAFFGYSYHLAQIGNTDIALAPTLICAGLVGACIGFLPHNFASARIFMGDSGSMLVGLMLSAGATTASSQADPQSLGIKGTLPLYLPLILPLAVLALPLFDLLLAVLRRLRRGQSPFAPDKEHLHHRLMDLGHSHRRAVLLLYFWSAVLAFGAVAMSFSSGPWLVLTVVAALLAAGLLATAIPRLRSARL, from the coding sequence ATGCATCCGTCCCTGGAATACGCGCTGGTCGGCCTGATCGCCGCCCTTGGGACGTTTCTGTGCACCCCGTTGGCCCGCCAGTTCGCCACCCGCTGGGGGGCGGTCGCCAAGCCGCGCGACCGGGACGTGCACGCCGTGGACACCCCGCGCCTGGGCGGCGTGGCGCTGCTGGCCGGCTTCGCGGTGGCCATGCTGGTCGCGCACGCCCTGCCCACCCTGCGCAGCACCTTCGGCAACGGCAGTGAGATAACCGGGGTGCTGTGGGGCGGTCTGATCATCTGCGCGGTGGGTGTGCTGGATGACCGCTACGAACTGGACTCGCTGACCAAGTTCGCCGGGCAGGTCACGGCCGCGGCCGTGATGTCGATCGTCGGCGGCATCCAACTGCTCTACATCTACGTGCCATGGGGCAACATCGGCACGATTCCCTTGGACCGTGACGCCAGCGTGGAGCTGACCATCCTGCTCACCGTGCTGACCGTGAACGCGATCAACTTCATCGACGGCCTGGACGGCCTTGCGGCCGGGGTCACCGCGATCCAGGGGATGGCCTTCTTCGGCTACAGCTATCACCTGGCGCAGATCGGCAACACCGACATCGCGCTGGCCCCGACGCTGATCTGCGCCGGCCTGGTCGGCGCCTGCATCGGGTTCCTGCCGCACAACTTCGCCTCCGCGCGGATCTTCATGGGCGACTCCGGGTCGATGCTGGTCGGGCTGATGCTCTCGGCCGGCGCCACCACGGCCTCCTCGCAGGCTGACCCGCAGTCACTCGGCATCAAGGGGACCTTGCCGCTGTACCTGCCGCTGATCCTGCCGCTGGCGGTGCTGGCGCTGCCGCTGTTCGACCTGCTGCTGGCGGTGCTGCGGCGGTTGCGGCGCGGCCAGTCGCCGTTCGCGCCGGACAAGGAGCACCTGCACCACCGGTTGATGGACCTGGGGCACAGCCATCGCCGGGCGGTGCTGCTGCTGTACTTCTGGTCGGCGGTGCTGGCCTTCGGAGCGGTGGCCATGTCCTTCAGCAGCGGGCCATGGCTGGTGCTGACGGTGGTGGCCGCCCTGCTGGCAGCCGGCCTGCTGGCGACCGCCATCCCGCGGCTGCGCTCGGCCCGATTGTGA
- the atpB gene encoding F0F1 ATP synthase subunit A, which produces MSHTGQVLAAAEGFHAPGPAEFFLPDFAGNNWGEHGYQALLTKASLLLVLGAVLAYLFLAMTSRRSAVVPSKSQYLGEQAYTFVRNGIAQDIIGSKEYRRYVPLLVSLFFFVVINNLFGIVPLLAFSPFSKVSFAYGLALLVWLIYNGVGVMQKGFLGYLKHTTVPSGVPAWILPLLIPLEFLSNILIRPVTLSLRLFANMFAGHLLIILFSTGGAYLLITATGSPVLKPAGVLAFTLGVAIGFLEIVVAVLQAYVFTLLTAQYISGALASEH; this is translated from the coding sequence GTGAGCCACACCGGCCAAGTCCTGGCAGCAGCTGAAGGATTCCACGCGCCTGGACCGGCTGAGTTCTTTTTGCCAGATTTCGCGGGCAATAACTGGGGCGAGCACGGCTACCAGGCGCTGCTGACCAAGGCGTCGCTGTTGCTGGTGCTCGGCGCGGTGCTGGCCTACCTGTTCCTGGCGATGACCTCGCGGCGAAGCGCCGTGGTCCCGAGCAAGAGCCAATACCTCGGCGAGCAGGCCTACACCTTCGTCCGGAACGGCATCGCTCAGGACATCATCGGCAGCAAGGAGTACCGCCGCTACGTCCCGCTGCTGGTCTCGCTGTTCTTCTTCGTGGTGATCAACAACCTGTTCGGCATCGTGCCGCTGCTCGCCTTCTCGCCGTTCTCCAAGGTCAGCTTCGCCTACGGCCTCGCGCTGCTGGTCTGGCTGATCTACAACGGCGTCGGCGTCATGCAGAAGGGCTTCTTGGGCTACCTCAAGCACACCACGGTTCCATCCGGCGTGCCGGCCTGGATCCTGCCGCTGCTGATCCCGCTGGAGTTCCTGTCCAACATCCTGATCCGGCCGGTGACGCTCTCGCTGCGTCTGTTCGCCAACATGTTCGCCGGTCACCTGCTGATCATCCTGTTCTCCACCGGCGGCGCTTACCTGCTGATCACCGCGACTGGTTCGCCGGTGCTCAAGCCGGCCGGTGTGCTCGCTTTCACTCTCGGGGTGGCAATCGGTTTCCTCGAAATCGTGGTGGCCGTGCTGCAGGCCTACGTCTTCACGCTGTTGACCGCGCAGTACATCTCCGGAGCGCTTGCCTCCGAGCACTGA
- the atpE gene encoding ATP synthase F0 subunit C codes for MGGSLNMVGYGLAAIGPGIGIGLIFAAYINGTARQPEMQSRLQPIAILGFALAEALAIIGIALAFVI; via the coding sequence ATGGGTGGCTCGCTCAACATGGTTGGCTACGGACTGGCGGCTATCGGTCCGGGCATCGGCATCGGCCTGATCTTTGCCGCCTACATCAACGGCACGGCACGCCAGCCTGAGATGCAGAGCCGGTTGCAGCCGATCGCCATTCTCGGGTTCGCTCTCGCCGAGGCGCTGGCCATCATCGGCATCGCGCTCGCCTTCGTTATTTAG
- a CDS encoding F0F1 ATP synthase subunit B, with amino-acid sequence MYLTLLAAEEEGHEPNPLGFVLSEFILVLIIFGLLLFMISKFVVPRFEKAFDDRRDAIEGGIARAEQAQAEAARLLEQYNAQLAEARTEAAQIRESARAEAQRIVEELRTQAQQESARIVARGQEQLAAQRGQVVRELRGEIGTLAVELSEKIVGQRLSDDAAIRGTVDAFLADIERQQAGEQR; translated from the coding sequence ATGTATCTGACTCTGCTCGCCGCGGAAGAAGAGGGGCACGAGCCGAACCCGCTGGGCTTCGTGCTGTCCGAATTCATCCTCGTGCTGATCATCTTCGGGCTGTTGCTCTTCATGATCAGCAAGTTCGTGGTGCCGCGGTTCGAGAAGGCCTTCGACGACCGTCGGGACGCGATCGAGGGCGGCATCGCGCGCGCCGAGCAGGCGCAGGCCGAAGCGGCCCGACTGCTGGAGCAGTACAACGCCCAGTTGGCCGAGGCTCGCACCGAGGCCGCCCAGATCCGCGAAAGCGCCCGCGCCGAGGCCCAGCGGATCGTGGAGGAGCTGCGCACCCAGGCACAGCAGGAGTCAGCCCGCATAGTGGCTCGCGGTCAGGAGCAGTTGGCGGCCCAGCGCGGTCAGGTGGTGCGCGAGCTGCGCGGTGAGATCGGCACTCTGGCCGTGGAGCTGTCGGAGAAGATCGTCGGGCAGCGACTGTCTGACGACGCCGCGATCCGCGGCACGGTGGATGCGTTCCTGGCCGACATCGAGCGCCAGCAGGCAGGCGAGCAGCGATGA
- a CDS encoding F0F1 ATP synthase subunit delta — MIHAASRSALAELRERLNTVLPDLSSVLVNWIPLLRRYEDGSRHRELADELYAAAELLSKQPRLRRALGDPSTDASARADLARSLFSGQVGDVALGLIADAVSLRWSSPWDLTDALAILGDDALLAAAEQDGQLDTVEDELFRFERILADSGELGAALDEAGVPAERRRGLLQSLLGEKVQPITAQLLEHAVTSGRRPTLTLAIDDLLQASAARRERSVARVLSATELTPAQTERLAAALTRLYGREINVRTAVDESVKGGLVVRVGDEVIDGSVASRLAAARAAFAG, encoded by the coding sequence ATGATCCACGCTGCCTCGCGTTCTGCCCTCGCCGAATTGCGCGAGCGGCTGAACACGGTGCTGCCCGATCTCTCCAGCGTCCTGGTCAACTGGATCCCGCTGCTGCGCCGGTACGAGGACGGCAGCCGGCATCGCGAGCTGGCCGACGAGCTGTACGCGGCCGCTGAGCTGCTGAGCAAGCAGCCCCGGCTGCGGCGGGCGCTGGGTGATCCCTCCACCGACGCCTCGGCGCGCGCGGACCTGGCCCGGTCGTTGTTCAGCGGCCAGGTCGGTGACGTGGCGCTGGGCCTGATCGCCGACGCGGTGTCGCTGCGCTGGTCCTCGCCGTGGGACCTCACTGACGCCTTGGCGATCCTGGGCGACGACGCCCTGCTGGCCGCCGCCGAGCAGGACGGTCAGCTCGACACCGTCGAGGACGAGCTGTTCCGGTTCGAGCGGATCCTGGCCGACTCCGGTGAGCTGGGCGCCGCGCTGGACGAAGCGGGTGTTCCGGCCGAGCGTCGTCGCGGCCTGCTCCAGTCGTTGCTCGGTGAGAAGGTGCAGCCGATCACCGCACAGCTGCTCGAGCACGCGGTGACCAGCGGCCGCCGGCCCACCCTGACGCTGGCGATCGATGACCTGCTGCAGGCAAGCGCCGCGCGCCGGGAACGCTCGGTCGCCCGGGTGCTCTCGGCCACCGAGCTCACCCCGGCGCAGACCGAGCGGTTGGCGGCGGCGCTGACCCGGCTCTACGGTCGAGAGATAAACGTTCGAACCGCTGTGGATGAAAGTGTCAAGGGCGGCCTGGTGGTCCGAGTGGGCGACGAGGTCATCGACGGCAGCGTCGCCAGCCGGCTGGCAGCTGCCCGCGCCGCGTTCGCCGGCTGA
- the atpA gene encoding F0F1 ATP synthase subunit alpha → MAELTISAEEIRTALEGYVSSYSPEASREEVGIVADIGDGIAHVEGLPSVMTNELLQFEGGTLGLALNLDVRDIGVVILGDDSKITEGQQVKRTGEILSVPVGDAFLGRVVNPLGEPIDGLGEVVSDTRRALELQAPTVVQRQEVREPLLTGIKAIDAMTAIGRGQRQLIIGDRQTGKSTVALDAIINQRANWASGDPKKQVRCIYVAIGQKGSTIAGARSALDAAGALEYTTIVAAPASDSAGFKYLAPYTGSAIGQHWMYDGKHVLIVFDDLSKQAEAYRAVSLLLRRPPGREAYPGDVFYLHSRLLERCAKLSDELGGGSMTGLPIIETKGNDVSAYIPTNVISITDGQCFLETDLFNAGVRPAINVGISVSRVGGAAQSKAMKSVAGRLRVDLAQYRELEAFAAFGSDLDKASQQQLRRGSRLVELLKQPAASPFPAEREVVSIWAGTTGQLDELEVADVRPFEAALHDYIAHNKPEIFDSIVNTGKLEDDTIEQLQKAVTEVKAQFTSTVTARADDDQPKPRRVNNVESAVKEDVK, encoded by the coding sequence ATGGCTGAGCTGACGATCTCTGCCGAAGAGATCCGGACCGCACTCGAGGGCTATGTGTCCTCGTACTCGCCGGAAGCCTCCCGCGAAGAGGTCGGGATCGTCGCTGACATCGGTGACGGCATCGCCCACGTCGAGGGCCTGCCCAGCGTGATGACCAACGAGCTGCTCCAATTCGAGGGCGGCACCCTCGGCCTGGCGCTGAACCTCGACGTCCGCGACATCGGCGTCGTCATCCTCGGTGACGACTCGAAGATCACCGAGGGCCAGCAGGTCAAGCGGACCGGTGAGATCCTCTCGGTCCCCGTCGGCGACGCCTTCCTCGGCCGGGTGGTCAACCCGCTCGGCGAGCCCATCGACGGCCTCGGCGAGGTCGTCTCGGACACCCGGCGCGCCCTGGAGCTGCAGGCGCCCACCGTGGTGCAGCGTCAGGAGGTCCGGGAGCCGCTGCTGACCGGCATCAAGGCCATCGACGCGATGACCGCCATCGGCCGGGGACAGCGCCAGCTGATCATCGGCGACCGGCAGACCGGCAAGAGCACCGTCGCCCTCGACGCGATCATCAACCAGCGCGCCAACTGGGCCAGCGGCGACCCGAAGAAGCAGGTGCGCTGCATCTACGTCGCCATCGGCCAGAAGGGCTCCACCATCGCCGGCGCGCGATCGGCCCTGGACGCGGCCGGCGCGCTGGAGTACACCACCATCGTCGCCGCGCCCGCCTCGGACTCGGCAGGCTTCAAGTACCTCGCCCCCTACACCGGCTCAGCCATCGGCCAGCACTGGATGTATGACGGCAAGCATGTGCTGATCGTGTTCGACGACCTGTCCAAGCAGGCCGAGGCCTACCGCGCGGTGTCGTTGCTGCTGCGCCGCCCGCCGGGCCGCGAGGCCTACCCGGGCGACGTGTTCTACCTACACTCGCGGCTGCTCGAGCGCTGCGCGAAGCTATCCGACGAGCTCGGCGGCGGTTCGATGACCGGCCTGCCGATCATCGAGACCAAGGGCAACGACGTCTCGGCCTACATCCCCACCAACGTCATCTCGATCACCGACGGCCAGTGCTTCCTGGAGACCGACCTGTTCAACGCCGGTGTCCGCCCGGCCATCAACGTCGGCATCTCGGTGTCGCGAGTCGGTGGCGCCGCGCAGTCCAAGGCGATGAAGTCCGTCGCCGGCCGGCTCCGGGTCGACCTGGCCCAGTACCGTGAACTCGAGGCATTCGCCGCCTTCGGCTCGGACCTGGACAAGGCCAGCCAGCAGCAGCTGCGGCGCGGGTCCCGGCTGGTCGAGCTGCTCAAGCAGCCCGCGGCCTCGCCGTTCCCGGCCGAGCGTGAGGTCGTCTCGATCTGGGCCGGCACCACCGGCCAGCTCGATGAGCTCGAGGTCGCCGATGTCCGCCCGTTTGAAGCGGCCCTGCACGATTACATCGCGCACAACAAGCCCGAGATCTTCGACAGCATCGTCAACACCGGCAAGCTCGAGGACGACACCATCGAGCAACTGCAGAAGGCCGTGACCGAGGTCAAGGCGCAGTTCACCTCCACGGTGACCGCTCGCGCCGATGACGACCAGCCCAAGCCCCGGCGGGTCAACAACGTCGAGTCGGCTGTCAAAGAAGACGTGAAGTAG
- a CDS encoding F0F1 ATP synthase subunit gamma codes for MGAQLRVYRRQIKSVQSTQKITKAMELIAASRIVKAQNRVNAARPYADELTRALAALGKDSSLKHPLLTGAENAKRTGILLVTSDRGLAGGYSANAIKKANELAASVRAEGKEPVIYVIGRKGVAFYRFRQIRIAGSWTGFSEQPTFLDARGATEAVVSALLATSDGESDGQAGIDELFVVYTRFESMVTQNPTASLVAPVRLSDAEQAAQDQRDSDSGSSDGPGPAYEFEPEPGELLTALLPRYVSARIFSALLESAASESAARRRAMKSASDNASDLIKTYTRLANQARQAEITQEISEIVGGADALAAAGSDY; via the coding sequence ATGGGCGCCCAGCTCCGGGTCTACCGGCGGCAGATCAAGTCGGTCCAGTCGACCCAGAAGATCACCAAGGCGATGGAGCTCATCGCCGCGTCGCGCATCGTCAAGGCGCAGAACCGGGTCAACGCGGCCCGGCCCTACGCTGACGAGCTGACCCGGGCGCTGGCTGCCCTCGGCAAGGACTCCTCCCTCAAGCACCCGTTGCTGACCGGAGCCGAGAACGCCAAGCGCACCGGCATCCTGCTGGTGACCTCCGACCGCGGGCTGGCCGGCGGTTACAGCGCCAACGCGATCAAGAAGGCCAACGAGCTCGCGGCCTCGGTTCGCGCCGAGGGCAAGGAGCCGGTGATCTACGTCATCGGACGCAAGGGCGTCGCCTTCTACCGGTTCCGCCAGATCCGCATCGCCGGCAGCTGGACCGGGTTCTCCGAGCAGCCGACGTTCCTCGACGCCCGCGGCGCGACCGAGGCCGTGGTCTCGGCACTGCTGGCCACCAGCGACGGCGAGTCCGACGGCCAGGCCGGCATCGATGAGTTGTTCGTGGTCTACACCCGGTTCGAGTCGATGGTCACCCAGAACCCGACGGCGTCGCTGGTGGCGCCGGTCCGGTTGTCTGACGCAGAGCAGGCCGCCCAGGACCAGCGCGACTCCGACTCCGGGTCCTCCGACGGCCCCGGACCGGCTTACGAGTTCGAGCCTGAGCCCGGCGAGCTGCTGACCGCCCTGCTGCCGCGCTACGTCAGCGCCCGGATCTTCTCGGCGCTGCTCGAGTCGGCGGCGTCGGAGTCGGCAGCCCGGCGACGGGCCATGAAGTCGGCCTCGGACAACGCCTCGGACCTCATCAAGACCTACACCCGGCTGGCCAACCAAGCCCGCCAGGCCGAAATCACCCAGGAAATCAGTGAGATCGTCGGTGGCGCCGACGCCCTCGCGGCAGCAGGAAGTGACTACTGA
- the atpD gene encoding F0F1 ATP synthase subunit beta translates to MQTPSDTDTTPAPVRGRVVRVIGPVVDIEFGRNSLPALYNALRVDIELGELSKTLTLETAQHIGDDMVRAIALQPTDGLVRGAEVTDTGAAISVPVGDITKGHVFNALGEPMDEAGKKLEFPERWSIHRSPPAFDQLESKTEPMWTGIKVIDLLTPYVVGGKIGLFGGAGVGKTVLIQEMIYRVAENFGGVSVFAGVGERTREGNDLIAEMTDSGVLEKTALVFGQMDEPPGTRLRVALSALTMAEYFRDVQGQDVLLFIDNIFRFTQAGSEVSTLLGRMPSAVGYQPTLADEMGQLQERITSTRGHSITSMQAIYVPADDITDPAPHTAFAHLDATTVLSRPISEKGIYPAVDPLDSTSRILDAQYIGEEHYNVASEIKRILQRYNELQSIIAILGIDELSEEDKILVNRARRIERFLSQNTFVAKQFTGIEGSFVPIEETIDAFKRLAAGDFDSYPEQAFFMCGGVEDLEKKAHELKNS, encoded by the coding sequence ATGCAAACCCCCTCAGACACCGACACCACACCGGCGCCGGTTCGCGGCCGGGTCGTCCGGGTGATCGGACCGGTCGTGGACATCGAGTTCGGCCGCAACAGCCTGCCGGCGCTCTACAACGCGCTGCGGGTCGACATCGAACTCGGCGAGCTGTCCAAGACCCTGACGCTGGAGACGGCGCAGCACATCGGTGACGACATGGTGCGTGCCATCGCGCTGCAGCCGACCGACGGCCTCGTCCGAGGCGCGGAGGTGACCGACACCGGCGCCGCGATCAGCGTCCCGGTGGGCGACATCACCAAGGGCCACGTCTTCAACGCCCTGGGCGAGCCCATGGACGAGGCCGGCAAGAAGCTGGAGTTTCCCGAGCGCTGGTCGATCCACCGCTCACCGCCGGCCTTCGATCAGCTGGAGTCGAAGACCGAGCCGATGTGGACCGGCATCAAGGTCATCGACCTGCTGACCCCGTACGTGGTCGGCGGCAAGATCGGCCTGTTCGGCGGGGCCGGCGTCGGCAAGACGGTGCTGATCCAGGAGATGATTTACCGGGTCGCTGAGAACTTCGGTGGCGTGTCGGTGTTCGCCGGCGTCGGCGAGCGCACCCGTGAGGGCAACGACCTGATCGCTGAGATGACCGACTCCGGCGTGCTGGAGAAGACCGCGCTGGTCTTCGGTCAGATGGACGAGCCGCCGGGCACCCGGTTGCGGGTGGCGCTGTCGGCGCTGACGATGGCCGAGTACTTCCGCGATGTGCAGGGCCAGGACGTGCTGCTGTTCATCGACAACATCTTCCGCTTCACCCAGGCCGGTTCGGAGGTCTCCACGCTGCTCGGCCGGATGCCGTCGGCAGTGGGGTACCAGCCGACCCTGGCCGATGAGATGGGCCAACTGCAGGAGCGGATCACCTCGACCCGTGGTCACTCGATCACCTCGATGCAGGCGATCTACGTCCCCGCCGACGACATCACCGACCCGGCGCCGCACACCGCCTTCGCCCACCTCGACGCCACGACCGTGCTTTCGCGGCCGATCTCGGAAAAGGGCATCTACCCGGCCGTGGACCCGCTGGACTCCACCTCCCGGATCCTGGACGCCCAGTACATCGGCGAGGAGCACTACAACGTCGCCTCCGAGATCAAGCGGATCTTGCAGCGTTACAACGAGCTGCAGTCCATCATCGCGATCCTCGGTATCGATGAGCTCTCCGAAGAGGACAAGATCCTGGTCAACCGGGCCCGCCGGATCGAGCGGTTCCTGTCGCAGAACACCTTCGTGGCCAAGCAGTTCACCGGCATCGAGGGCTCCTTCGTGCCGATCGAGGAGACCATCGACGCGTTCAAGCGGCTGGCGGCCGGCGACTTCGACAGCTACCCGGAGCAGGCGTTCTTCATGTGCGGCGGCGTCGAGGACCTGGAGAAGAAGGCTCACGAGCTCAAGAACTCTTGA
- a CDS encoding F0F1 ATP synthase subunit epsilon, translating to MASNATMQVELVSVERPIWSGEATAVYARTAEGEIGVLPGHTPLLGALAPGWLVRILHADGVEQRVAVHGGFLSVRADGVSVLAEMAENADEIDVARARQALERAGDGADEDSVGARNRALARLRAAGEQI from the coding sequence ATGGCTAGCAACGCCACTATGCAGGTCGAACTGGTGTCGGTCGAGCGTCCGATCTGGTCCGGAGAGGCCACTGCGGTCTATGCCCGGACCGCTGAAGGCGAGATCGGCGTCCTGCCCGGTCACACGCCGTTGCTCGGCGCGCTGGCGCCGGGCTGGCTGGTGCGCATCCTGCACGCCGATGGCGTCGAGCAGCGGGTGGCGGTGCACGGCGGCTTCCTGTCGGTGCGCGCCGACGGTGTGTCGGTGCTGGCCGAGATGGCCGAGAACGCCGACGAGATCGATGTCGCCCGAGCCCGGCAGGCGCTGGAGCGGGCCGGCGACGGCGCCGACGAGGACTCGGTCGGGGCACGCAACCGGGCGCTGGCACGCTTGCGTGCCGCGGGCGAGCAGATTTAG
- a CDS encoding DUF2550 domain-containing protein, producing MAEIELSALILVCALLMLWIAVVLHQRRVVASAGGLPMALKRDDQRWSNGVGRYEGDELVWYRTLSLSPTPALRMPRTDLEVILSRAWDPQRDMALRPNLMIAECRFRGAKVSLGFPDNGLTGFLSWLEASAPRF from the coding sequence TTGGCGGAGATCGAGCTCTCCGCTCTCATCTTGGTGTGCGCGCTGCTGATGCTGTGGATCGCCGTGGTGCTGCACCAGCGGCGGGTGGTCGCCTCGGCCGGTGGCCTGCCGATGGCGCTCAAGCGCGATGACCAGCGCTGGTCCAACGGAGTCGGCCGCTACGAGGGCGACGAGTTGGTCTGGTACCGCACCCTGTCGCTGTCACCGACCCCGGCGCTGCGGATGCCGCGCACTGACCTCGAGGTCATCCTGAGCCGGGCGTGGGACCCGCAACGCGACATGGCGCTTCGGCCGAACCTGATGATCGCCGAGTGCCGGTTCAGGGGCGCCAAGGTCAGCCTGGGCTTTCCGGACAACGGGCTGACCGGCTTTCTGTCCTGGCTGGAGGCCTCGGCGCCGAGGTTCTGA
- a CDS encoding cob(I)yrinic acid a,c-diamide adenosyltransferase: MAVHLTRIYTKTGDTGTTGLGDMSRVPKTDIRVAAYADSDETNAAVGAALALGELAEPIAAVLRHVQNDLFDVGADLCTPIVADPKYPPLRITESYLSRLEAWCDEFNAELPALASFILPGGTPGAALLHVARTVARRAERSTWALVEADPEHTNQLAATYLNRLSDLLFILARCANTGADVLWQPGGPTAG; encoded by the coding sequence ATGGCCGTACATCTGACCCGCATCTACACCAAGACCGGCGACACCGGCACGACCGGACTCGGTGACATGAGCCGGGTGCCCAAGACCGACATCCGGGTCGCCGCCTACGCCGACTCCGACGAGACCAACGCCGCCGTCGGCGCCGCGTTGGCGCTCGGCGAGCTGGCCGAGCCGATCGCGGCGGTGCTCAGGCACGTGCAGAACGACCTGTTCGACGTCGGGGCCGACCTGTGCACCCCGATCGTGGCCGACCCGAAGTACCCGCCGCTTCGGATCACCGAGAGCTACCTCAGCCGCCTGGAAGCCTGGTGCGATGAGTTCAACGCCGAGCTGCCGGCGCTGGCAAGCTTCATCCTGCCCGGCGGCACGCCCGGCGCGGCGCTGCTGCACGTGGCCCGTACGGTCGCCCGGCGTGCCGAGCGCAGCACCTGGGCACTGGTCGAGGCAGATCCCGAGCACACCAACCAGCTGGCCGCCACCTACCTCAACCGGCTCTCGGACCTGCTGTTCATCCTGGCGCGGTGCGCCAACACCGGCGCCGACGTGCTGTGGCAGCCTGGCGGCCCGACCGCCGGCTGA